One Gemmatimonadales bacterium DNA segment encodes these proteins:
- the glmM gene encoding phosphoglucosamine mutase: MISVSGMRGLVGTDLTPEIVARHAAALGAWVRSSGGTHVVLGRDARTSGEMFARAATAGLQSVGVDVIDVGVAPTPTVQMAVEHHCAGAGLIITASHNPIEWNALKFVGPDGIFLDAAAGATVRALAADGPQRAGWDEIGSATIDDGAIARHLDAILALPDIDAEAIRARGFHVALDCVRGAGAPTMLALFDRLGVRVSGINLESDGRFPRPPEPVPENLGALGELVQQSAADIGMAVDPDVDRLALVDETGAPIGEDYTLALAIRAVLARQMPGSTPPVVVANLSTSLVVADAARAGGARFLQAPVGEANVARAIVANGATIGGEGNGGVILPALHVGRDAPLGAALILQYLAGLGRSLSAMVREAPRYVIVKAKAERGGDLEAQYRRLAAIFPDAELDRRDGLRLGWSDRWLHVRPSGTEPIVRLIAEAPTIEGADALIARARDAREG, from the coding sequence ATGATCTCGGTTTCCGGCATGCGTGGTCTCGTCGGAACCGATCTCACGCCGGAAATCGTCGCCCGTCACGCCGCGGCCCTCGGTGCCTGGGTTCGCTCGAGTGGTGGAACCCACGTCGTGCTCGGTCGCGACGCGCGCACCTCGGGCGAGATGTTCGCGCGGGCAGCAACCGCCGGGTTGCAATCGGTCGGCGTCGACGTGATCGATGTCGGCGTCGCGCCCACGCCCACGGTGCAGATGGCCGTCGAGCACCACTGTGCCGGCGCCGGCTTGATCATCACGGCGAGTCACAATCCGATCGAATGGAACGCCCTCAAGTTCGTCGGGCCCGACGGAATCTTCCTCGACGCCGCGGCCGGCGCGACGGTACGTGCGCTCGCCGCGGACGGTCCCCAGCGCGCCGGATGGGATGAGATTGGCAGCGCCACGATTGACGACGGCGCCATCGCTCGCCATCTCGACGCCATCCTTGCCCTCCCCGATATCGACGCCGAGGCGATTCGCGCCCGCGGATTCCATGTGGCACTCGATTGCGTCCGGGGTGCCGGTGCGCCCACCATGCTGGCGCTCTTCGACCGCCTCGGCGTCCGGGTGAGCGGCATCAATCTCGAAAGTGATGGCCGATTTCCGCGCCCCCCGGAGCCGGTCCCCGAGAATCTCGGCGCGCTCGGCGAACTGGTGCAGCAGTCGGCCGCCGACATCGGGATGGCCGTCGACCCCGACGTCGATCGCCTGGCGCTCGTCGACGAGACCGGCGCTCCGATCGGCGAGGATTACACCCTTGCCCTCGCCATCCGTGCGGTACTCGCGAGGCAAATGCCGGGAAGTACGCCGCCGGTCGTGGTCGCCAACCTCTCCACATCACTGGTCGTGGCAGATGCCGCCCGCGCAGGTGGCGCTCGATTCCTTCAGGCCCCGGTTGGCGAGGCGAACGTTGCCCGGGCGATCGTCGCCAACGGCGCCACCATCGGTGGCGAGGGGAACGGCGGCGTGATCCTCCCAGCGCTTCACGTCGGGCGCGACGCTCCCTTGGGGGCGGCCCTCATCTTGCAATACCTCGCCGGCCTGGGTCGGTCGCTCTCTGCCATGGTTCGGGAGGCGCCCCGATACGTCATTGTCAAAGCAAAGGCCGAACGCGGTGGCGATCTCGAAGCGCAATATCGGCGGCTTGCGGCGATCTTTCCCGACGCCGAACTCGACCGGCGTGATGGCCTCCGTCTCGGATGGTCCGACCGATGGCTTCACGTCAGGCCGTCGGGGACCGAGCCGATCGTTCGCCTGATTGCCGAGGCGCCGACTATCGAAGGAGCAGACGCACTGATTGCCCGGGCGCGCGACGCCCGCGAGGGTTAG